The sequence CGGGATGGCCGATGCCGGTTCGTATCATGTCTATCGCCCTGCTGATCAGCTCCGGGTTTATAGTGGGATGGTATCTCAGCACGATACTGGGCTGGGTTGCCTGAATAGCCTCACAGGCATCGATGATCAAGAAGGACATCTCGTTGGTTGCATCGTCACCGTCCGGGGTGATGCCACCGATATTGATGATCTGATACAGGCTGGCACCCTCCTCGCCGCGATGGACTGCCGAGGTTTCTACCTCGCCGATTTCCTCCAGCTTGATCCAAGCACATTCTAGAAGCTCGTGGGCTTCTTCCCGTGTGATCCTGTTGGCCTCGACGTCTCTCTGATAGAACGGGTTCAGCAATACGTCCAATCGACTGCCTTCGCCCTGGCCATGATACTCGATAAATCGGGTGACCATGTGTGTCAGGTACCACGCCTGCAAGGCCTCGTGGAAACTTCGTGGGGGATTACCAGGTATCCAGTCACATATATCAGCGATCTCCAGAAGCTCCTCGCGGCGCTGGGCATTGCGCTCTTTAGACGCCATTTCTCTAGCCAATGCTGCATATCTGCCGGCGAACTTGATCATCGCCAGCAAGGCGATGATCATTGCCTGAAGAGTGTTGAGCTTATCAATGTATTCATCGCCGGAGATACTCCCGTCTTTGAGCTCAGCTCCAAGCTGGCGCAACCTGTTTTCGGCCTTCCCGATGACTCCATTGAGACCCAGATCGAAGAGCGTGTGATAGTTGGGAGACCCCAACCCCTTCTGTGACGACCAATGGGCGGCCCAAGTCATCTCCGTCTTACCCGCCGACCCCAGAACCTTCTTTATCTCATCAGGCAGAATTGAAGACATTCTGTCATCAATGGTTTTTCCTTTCCAGTAGTCGCGAATCTTCCCCCACTCCGCTCTGCCGCGTTCATCCACCATATGCGCAAGATCGGCCTTAATGGCTTTGTCCATATCCTTCCACTGAAGTTCGGGGTGGATGGGCAGACCATAGGGATCGCTGGCGATATTTCCCACGATCAGCTCATCATCGCTGATGTATATGGTCATGTGGCTCAGAATATGATCCAACGCCTTCGCTCTCCGGATGGCCTCAGGCTGTCCCTCGGTGGACTGGTAAGATTCGGTCATCAAACCTGCCGTCTCGAAGCAAATCCTGACCCCCGGCAAATAGGTGAATTGAGTTGTCGATCGATCCAATCCGCCATCTACCCTGTTCACTACCGTGCTCTTGCGAACCCTCTTACTCTTGAGCTTTTGAGCCCTCTCACCGCTGGCAAACCGCGATGACTTCTGTGTACTTGTTGACATCTTGACGAC is a genomic window of Dehalococcoidia bacterium containing:
- a CDS encoding pyruvate formate lyase family protein, whose product is MVVKMSTSTQKSSRFASGERAQKLKSKRVRKSTVVNRVDGGLDRSTTQFTYLPGVRICFETAGLMTESYQSTEGQPEAIRRAKALDHILSHMTIYISDDELIVGNIASDPYGLPIHPELQWKDMDKAIKADLAHMVDERGRAEWGKIRDYWKGKTIDDRMSSILPDEIKKVLGSAGKTEMTWAAHWSSQKGLGSPNYHTLFDLGLNGVIGKAENRLRQLGAELKDGSISGDEYIDKLNTLQAMIIALLAMIKFAGRYAALAREMASKERNAQRREELLEIADICDWIPGNPPRSFHEALQAWYLTHMVTRFIEYHGQGEGSRLDVLLNPFYQRDVEANRITREEAHELLECAWIKLEEIGEVETSAVHRGEEGASLYQIINIGGITPDGDDATNEMSFLIIDACEAIQATQPSIVLRYHPTINPELISRAIDMIRTGIGHPAFINDSVVIPYLVNRGIPLRDARNWTSGGCLQPIIPGKAMQKTHGVAAALLLPKVLEIAMNQGKSMTTGIQLGLVIPDPTTFQSFDEVLDAYEAQWVYQIKHVAKVEALACALYRRTLQRPLMSALTDDCVERGQDCMDEFYHSLPTIHTAGQMNVIDSLAAIKKLVFDENTVSMAEVIDAWKNNFKGKDELFKKLRKAPKFGNDDDYVDLIAREVCNREQYAVERFRTESGFMFTVEGSSASMYFPWSIGALATPDGRKSDESFADGSISPMRGRDTNGPTAVLKSAGKVNPKYSMLLNQKFSPSFLEGNSKALFAAYLRTWADLGCWHIQFNVVSPEVLRHAQKYPENHGDLIIRVAGYSAHFVDLSTGLQNEIIQRTTQSLG